A stretch of the Pantanalinema sp. genome encodes the following:
- the asnS gene encoding asparagine--tRNA ligase: MTVTETATRHEAKISHLKDFVDREVVIRGWLYNKRSKGKLQFLQVRDGSGIVQAVVVKAQVSDESWSAADALTQEASCVVTGTVRADERAQGGFELTVTSVEVVQVPLGEYPISPKEHGVDFLMNHRHLWIRSKRQHAILRIRSTIEMAMHEFFESREFIRFDTPILTPAACEGTTTLFETDYFDDKAFLAQSGQLYLEAGAMAFGNVYSFGPTFRAEKSKTRRHLMEFWMVEAEMAYAELAQNVQVQEDFVAHVVKRVLEKNREDLSVLERDVAKLEKTTQGAFPRITYDEAVERLQKAGSDITWGEDFGNDDEDVLANQFETPFFVTHYPTAIKAFYMQPDPTRPEVALCADMLAPEGYGEIIGGSQRIADYDLFVERMKDHDLSEEAYGWYLDLRKYGSVPHSGFGLGIERAIRWICGLEHIRECIPFPRLLTRIYP, translated from the coding sequence ATGACCGTGACCGAGACCGCCACCCGCCACGAGGCGAAAATCAGCCATCTCAAGGACTTCGTCGATCGAGAGGTCGTGATCCGCGGCTGGCTCTACAACAAGCGATCCAAGGGCAAGCTCCAGTTCCTGCAGGTCCGCGACGGCTCGGGCATCGTCCAGGCCGTCGTCGTCAAGGCCCAGGTCAGCGACGAGAGCTGGAGTGCCGCCGACGCCCTGACCCAGGAGGCCTCGTGCGTCGTGACCGGCACGGTCCGCGCCGACGAGCGCGCCCAGGGCGGCTTCGAGCTGACGGTCACCTCGGTCGAGGTGGTGCAGGTGCCGCTCGGCGAGTACCCCATCTCGCCCAAGGAGCACGGCGTGGACTTCCTCATGAACCACCGCCACCTGTGGATTCGATCCAAGCGCCAGCACGCCATCCTTCGCATCCGCTCGACCATCGAGATGGCCATGCACGAGTTCTTCGAGTCGCGCGAGTTCATCCGCTTCGACACGCCGATCCTGACGCCCGCGGCCTGCGAGGGCACCACCACCCTCTTCGAGACCGACTACTTCGACGACAAGGCCTTCCTCGCCCAGTCCGGCCAGCTCTACCTGGAGGCGGGCGCCATGGCCTTCGGCAACGTCTACAGCTTCGGCCCCACCTTCCGCGCCGAGAAGTCCAAGACCCGCCGCCACCTGATGGAGTTCTGGATGGTCGAGGCCGAGATGGCCTACGCCGAGCTCGCGCAGAACGTGCAGGTGCAGGAGGACTTCGTCGCCCACGTGGTCAAGCGGGTGCTCGAGAAGAACCGCGAGGACCTCTCGGTGCTCGAGCGCGACGTGGCCAAGCTCGAGAAGACGACCCAGGGCGCCTTCCCCCGCATCACCTACGACGAGGCCGTCGAGCGCCTCCAGAAGGCGGGCTCCGACATCACGTGGGGCGAGGACTTCGGCAACGACGACGAGGACGTCCTGGCCAACCAGTTCGAGACCCCCTTCTTCGTCACCCACTACCCGACGGCGATCAAGGCCTTCTACATGCAGCCCGATCCCACCCGGCCCGAGGTTGCCCTGTGCGCCGACATGCTCGCCCCCGAGGGCTACGGCGAGATCATCGGCGGCTCGCAGCGCATCGCGGACTACGACCTGTTCGTCGAGCGCATGAAGGACCACGACCTCTCCGAGGAGGCCTACGGCTGGTACCTGGATCTGCGCAAGTACGGCTCGGTGCCCCACAGCGGCTTCGGCCTCGGAATCGAGCGCGCGATCCGCTGGATCTGCGGCCTCGAGCACATCCGGGAGTGCATCCCCTTCCCGCGCCTCCTGACCCGGATCTACCCCTAA